In Ectothiorhodospira sp. BSL-9, a single window of DNA contains:
- the gspH gene encoding type II secretion system minor pseudopilin GspH, translated as MTEIHRSRGFTLLELVVVLFIIGIMFTFAVIAVGDGGRDRMIEQEARRIVALMDLARDEGILTAEETAVGFSRHGYTFLREFEVGERTYEWLPLETDRQFRERRLEDLDIQLELHLEGIAVSLDRTLDNPAPHVYLGITGEITPFELHLHADRTRRPYFIIEGQPNGRIQVKRPEDRL; from the coding sequence GTGACTGAGATTCATCGCAGCCGGGGCTTCACCCTGCTGGAACTGGTGGTGGTGCTGTTCATCATCGGCATCATGTTCACCTTTGCAGTGATCGCCGTGGGGGATGGGGGCCGTGATCGCATGATCGAGCAGGAAGCGCGTCGCATCGTGGCCCTGATGGATCTGGCCCGGGACGAAGGCATCCTCACCGCCGAGGAGACGGCGGTGGGTTTTTCCCGCCACGGCTACACCTTTCTGCGGGAGTTCGAGGTGGGGGAGCGTACCTATGAATGGCTGCCCCTGGAGACGGACCGCCAGTTCCGGGAACGCAGACTGGAGGACCTGGACATCCAACTGGAGCTGCATCTGGAGGGCATCGCCGTGAGCCTGGATCGCACCCTGGACAATCCGGCCCCCCACGTCTACCTGGGCATCACTGGCGAGATCACCCCCTTCGAACTGCACCTGCATGCCGACCGAACCCGCCGCCCCTATTTCATCATCGAGGGGCAGCCCAATGGCCGTATCCAGGTGAAACGCCCGGAGGACCGGCTATGA
- the gspD gene encoding type II secretion system secretin GspD: protein MAIRRARLSLVGLFLLCLGAAPLLALAGDHSEATLNFRDVDINAVIDYVSEETGTNFIVDPRVRGRVTLVSGRPVDRSELYDIFLSVLRVHGFAAIESDGVVRLIPDAIAKQGEVPTISGPREARGGDYVTRVITVNHVDAAQLVPILRPLVPQSGHLAASPESNTLVVSDTASNVNRLVEIIGRIDQESREDMEVIPLEHASATEVARIVTTMESAEGRQRSSAQVRVIADERTNSILLGGEPKRRVAIRAVISHLDIPVEGGNTQVVYLRYANAADVADVLSGLAGSFLSGGGADQAPSIHVHSHESTNAVVINAPPDIIRDMRAVIRQLDVRRAQVLVEAVIAEVSTERARELGVQWAVGSERDGIGILNFQGASPSLIGLAGGVQSGDLSNVNFGSGLALGGIGYSGRTTIAALINALASDSASNILSTPSLLTMDNEEAEIIVGQNVPFRSGRAIEQSGQAFDTIQRQDVGVKLMVKPQINEGNAVKLQIEQEVSQVAPTVASLDAADLITNTRSLRTSVMVDDGDMVVLGGLIDDVLVQSESKVPGLGSIPGLGRLFRYESSRKEKRNLMVFLRPVIVRDRATQAGLTASKYNHMRAEQLYSRELGVLMMGDDAVPVLPEWDELLHLPPPFEASSQARAAGLSIQPPPSRR, encoded by the coding sequence ATGGCAATACGCCGTGCCCGCCTCTCCCTGGTGGGTCTTTTTCTGCTCTGCCTGGGCGCGGCGCCCCTGCTGGCACTGGCCGGTGACCATTCGGAGGCCACCCTCAACTTCCGCGACGTGGACATCAACGCGGTGATTGATTATGTCTCCGAGGAGACCGGTACCAACTTCATCGTCGATCCCCGGGTGCGTGGACGTGTCACCCTGGTGTCGGGCCGTCCGGTGGATCGCTCGGAGTTGTACGACATCTTTCTCTCGGTGTTGCGGGTGCATGGGTTTGCCGCCATCGAGTCCGACGGAGTGGTCCGCCTGATACCCGATGCCATCGCCAAGCAAGGTGAGGTGCCTACCATCTCCGGCCCGAGGGAGGCCCGTGGAGGTGACTATGTGACCCGCGTGATTACGGTCAACCACGTGGATGCTGCGCAACTGGTCCCCATCCTGCGCCCCCTGGTCCCGCAAAGCGGTCATCTGGCAGCGTCGCCGGAATCCAATACCCTGGTGGTCTCCGATACCGCCAGCAACGTCAATCGCCTGGTGGAGATCATTGGCCGCATCGACCAGGAAAGCCGCGAGGACATGGAGGTGATCCCCCTGGAGCACGCCTCGGCCACCGAGGTGGCGCGCATCGTCACCACCATGGAGTCGGCCGAGGGTCGTCAGCGCTCCTCGGCCCAGGTGCGGGTGATCGCCGATGAGCGCACCAACAGCATTCTGCTGGGCGGTGAGCCCAAGCGTCGGGTGGCCATCCGTGCGGTGATCTCCCATCTGGACATCCCCGTGGAAGGGGGCAACACCCAGGTGGTGTACCTGCGCTATGCCAATGCCGCAGACGTGGCCGATGTCCTCTCCGGCCTGGCTGGCTCCTTCCTCTCCGGGGGGGGAGCAGATCAGGCGCCCAGCATTCACGTGCATTCCCATGAAAGCACCAATGCCGTGGTGATCAACGCCCCGCCGGATATCATCCGCGACATGCGGGCCGTGATCCGGCAACTGGATGTGCGGCGTGCCCAGGTCCTGGTGGAGGCGGTGATCGCCGAGGTCTCCACCGAGCGCGCCCGGGAATTGGGCGTTCAGTGGGCCGTGGGCTCCGAGCGCGATGGCATCGGCATCCTGAACTTTCAGGGGGCCAGTCCCAGCCTGATCGGTCTGGCTGGTGGAGTGCAATCAGGCGATCTGTCCAATGTGAATTTTGGCAGCGGGCTTGCGCTGGGGGGCATTGGCTACTCGGGTCGTACCACCATTGCCGCCCTGATCAACGCCCTGGCCAGTGATTCGGCCAGCAACATCCTCTCCACCCCCAGCCTGCTCACCATGGATAATGAGGAGGCTGAGATCATCGTTGGTCAGAATGTGCCTTTCCGCTCAGGGCGTGCCATCGAGCAGTCCGGGCAGGCCTTCGATACCATTCAGCGTCAGGACGTGGGCGTGAAACTCATGGTCAAACCGCAGATCAACGAGGGCAATGCCGTCAAGCTGCAGATCGAGCAGGAGGTCTCCCAGGTGGCCCCCACGGTAGCCAGCCTTGATGCCGCCGATCTGATCACCAATACACGCAGCCTGCGTACCAGTGTCATGGTGGACGATGGTGACATGGTGGTGCTGGGCGGGCTCATCGACGACGTGCTGGTGCAGAGCGAGAGCAAGGTGCCGGGGCTGGGCAGCATCCCCGGGCTGGGGCGTCTGTTCCGTTACGAGTCCTCACGCAAGGAAAAGCGTAACCTCATGGTGTTCCTGCGCCCGGTGATCGTCCGTGACCGCGCCACTCAGGCGGGCCTCACGGCCAGCAAATACAATCACATGCGCGCCGAGCAGCTCTACTCACGGGAGCTTGGGGTGTTGATGATGGGTGATGATGCGGTGCCCGTTCTGCCGGAATGGGATGAGCTGCTGCATCTGCCGCCCCCCTTTGAGGCCAGCAGCCAGGCCCGGGCCGCTGGCCTGTCGATCCAGCCGCCGCCGTCACGCCGATGA
- the gspG gene encoding type II secretion system major pseudopilin GspG has product MTFRRHAQQGFTLIEVMVVVVILGILAAIVVPRVMDRPDDARITKAQNDIRALESALNLYRLDNFNYPSTDQGLQALVERPSGQPEARNWRQGGYIDRLPRDPWGNEYQYLHPGSRGDFDLYTFGADGRPGGEGMNAEIGNWGD; this is encoded by the coding sequence ATGACATTCCGCAGACACGCCCAACAGGGCTTCACCCTCATCGAGGTCATGGTGGTGGTGGTCATCCTGGGCATCCTGGCCGCCATCGTCGTCCCCCGCGTCATGGACCGCCCCGACGATGCCCGCATCACCAAGGCCCAGAATGATATCCGCGCCCTGGAGAGTGCCCTGAACCTTTATCGGCTGGATAACTTCAACTATCCCAGCACTGATCAGGGACTGCAGGCCCTGGTGGAACGCCCCTCCGGTCAGCCCGAGGCACGGAACTGGCGCCAGGGCGGCTACATCGACCGCCTGCCCCGGGACCCGTGGGGCAACGAGTATCAGTACCTGCATCCCGGCTCCCGGGGGGATTTTGACCTTTACACCTTCGGGGCCGATGGACGCCCAGGCGGCGAAGGCATGAACGCGGAGATCGGCAACTGGGGTGACTGA
- the gspE gene encoding type II secretion system ATPase GspE has product MNARHELEIPGELLPEASPEPESTPEVRGVSFGFARRHGVVVMEEEGAAVHVVCREDVSSQSLAELRRHLGRPLKLEPAPEARFDAILRARYESSANDAMQLMEGMGEEDDLDSVAQSLAEPEDLLETEDDAPIIRLINALLTEAIKENASDIHIEPFESRLTVRFRVDGVLRQVLEPPRVLAPLIISRIKVMARLDIAEKRLPQDGRISLKVAGRAVDVRVSTLPCGHGERIVLRLLDKQAGRLNLTHLGMDPDSLETMQRVIARPHGIVLVTGPTGSGKTTTLYAALTQLNDRKRNILTVEDPIEYYLDGVGQTQINSKVDMTFARGLRAILRQDPDVVMVGEIRDVDTVHIAVQASLTGHLVFSTLHTNTAVGAITRLRDMGVEPFLLSSTLVGLLAQRLVRLLCPHCRQPYQASETDCRLLGLPPGEPPTLYRATGCPECNQLGYRGRTGIYELVEVDDALRTLIHDGAGEQALERHARQHGPSIRQDGVRRILAGDTTVEEVLRVTKED; this is encoded by the coding sequence ATGAACGCCCGTCACGAACTGGAGATCCCCGGCGAACTCCTGCCGGAAGCCTCACCGGAACCGGAGTCGACCCCCGAGGTTCGGGGGGTGAGCTTCGGTTTTGCCCGTCGCCATGGCGTGGTGGTCATGGAAGAGGAGGGGGCGGCGGTGCACGTGGTCTGCCGGGAGGATGTGAGCAGTCAGAGCCTGGCGGAACTGCGTCGCCACCTGGGCCGCCCCCTGAAACTGGAGCCAGCCCCCGAGGCCCGTTTCGACGCCATCCTGCGGGCCCGGTACGAGAGCAGTGCCAACGATGCCATGCAACTCATGGAGGGCATGGGTGAAGAGGACGATCTGGACAGTGTGGCCCAGAGCCTGGCCGAGCCCGAGGACCTGCTGGAAACGGAAGATGATGCCCCCATCATCCGCCTGATCAATGCCCTGCTCACCGAGGCGATCAAGGAGAACGCCTCGGATATCCACATCGAACCCTTCGAGTCCCGTCTGACGGTGCGCTTCCGGGTGGACGGTGTGCTGCGCCAGGTGCTGGAGCCGCCCCGTGTGCTGGCACCGCTGATCATCTCCCGCATCAAGGTCATGGCGCGCCTGGACATCGCGGAAAAACGCTTGCCACAGGATGGCCGCATTTCCCTCAAGGTGGCGGGCCGTGCAGTGGACGTGCGGGTGTCCACGCTGCCTTGTGGCCATGGCGAGCGGATCGTGTTGCGCCTGCTGGACAAGCAGGCCGGGCGACTGAACCTCACCCACCTGGGCATGGATCCCGATAGCCTGGAGACCATGCAGCGGGTGATCGCCCGTCCTCATGGGATCGTGCTGGTCACCGGCCCCACCGGATCGGGCAAGACCACCACCCTGTACGCGGCGTTGACCCAACTCAACGACCGCAAGCGCAACATCCTCACCGTGGAGGACCCCATCGAGTATTACCTGGATGGGGTGGGTCAGACGCAGATCAACAGCAAGGTGGACATGACCTTCGCCCGCGGCCTGCGGGCCATCCTGCGCCAGGACCCGGACGTGGTCATGGTGGGGGAGATCCGCGATGTGGACACCGTGCACATTGCCGTGCAGGCCAGTTTGACCGGCCACCTGGTGTTCTCCACCCTGCACACCAATACCGCCGTGGGTGCCATTACACGTTTGCGGGACATGGGGGTGGAGCCCTTCCTGCTGTCCTCCACCCTGGTGGGCCTGCTGGCCCAGCGTCTGGTGCGCCTGCTCTGCCCCCATTGCCGGCAACCCTATCAGGCCAGCGAGACCGACTGCCGTCTGCTGGGGTTGCCGCCGGGTGAGCCACCTACCCTGTATCGTGCCACCGGTTGCCCCGAGTGCAATCAACTGGGCTATCGTGGGCGAACGGGCATCTATGAACTGGTGGAGGTGGACGATGCCCTGCGCACCCTGATTCATGATGGCGCCGGAGAGCAGGCCCTGGAGCGCCATGCCCGCCAGCATGGCCCCAGCATCCGCCAGGACGGCGTGCGCCGGATCCTGGCCGGCGACACCACCGTTGAAGAAGTGCTCCGCGTGACCAAGGAAGACTGA
- the gspC gene encoding type II secretion system protein GspC, which translates to MFSVSSLAGPGRFRPKPNDLTRLAPWVTLALVILLAWSLARVTWDMLAPPSAPMSAAGTVRPGPPPIVTQERRDDGLERVARLSLFGEAERTVESPPVPTEAPETRLRLSLKGVIAFADPSLGVALISGEGTDERHYLVGASLPGNATLEQVFADRVILSRQGRFEMLRLPRELMGEAAVQRGASRPTASQVGSSDGEAPVNAGLAADLAARRDNWLENPNRFMEAVRIRPVMEQGRIKGFSIAPRRDAALFRQAGLRPGDVVTAINGVAVGNIDDPQALAGQLSEAREVTLEVERQGRMMTVTLPLGS; encoded by the coding sequence ATGTTCAGTGTGTCCAGCCTTGCTGGCCCGGGGCGTTTCAGGCCCAAGCCCAATGATCTGACCCGCCTTGCGCCCTGGGTGACGCTGGCACTGGTGATCCTGTTGGCCTGGTCCCTGGCCCGGGTGACCTGGGACATGCTGGCCCCCCCATCGGCACCCATGTCGGCCGCAGGGACTGTCCGCCCTGGGCCACCTCCCATCGTCACTCAGGAGCGCCGGGATGATGGTCTGGAACGTGTGGCCCGGCTGAGTCTGTTTGGTGAAGCCGAGCGCACCGTGGAATCGCCGCCCGTTCCCACCGAAGCCCCGGAAACCCGCCTGCGCTTGAGCCTCAAGGGTGTGATCGCCTTTGCTGATCCCAGCCTGGGTGTAGCCCTTATTTCCGGAGAGGGCACGGATGAAAGACATTATCTGGTGGGTGCCTCCCTGCCTGGCAACGCCACCCTGGAACAGGTCTTTGCGGACCGGGTGATCCTCTCGCGGCAGGGCCGTTTCGAGATGCTGCGCCTGCCCCGGGAGCTGATGGGTGAGGCTGCGGTGCAGCGAGGGGCCTCAAGGCCCACGGCCTCACAGGTCGGATCATCCGATGGCGAGGCACCCGTGAACGCAGGACTGGCGGCGGATCTTGCCGCACGCCGTGACAACTGGCTGGAGAATCCCAACCGCTTCATGGAGGCGGTGCGCATCCGCCCAGTGATGGAGCAGGGCCGCATCAAGGGCTTTTCCATCGCTCCCCGACGCGATGCGGCCCTGTTCCGCCAGGCCGGGTTGAGGCCCGGGGACGTGGTCACCGCCATCAATGGCGTGGCGGTGGGAAATATTGACGATCCACAGGCCCTGGCCGGGCAGCTGTCCGAGGCACGTGAGGTCACCCTGGAAGTGGAACGGCAGGGGCGGATGATGACGGTGACATTGCCCCTGGGTTCCTGA
- the gspF gene encoding type II secretion system inner membrane protein GspF — translation MPAFEYAALKPTGRQVRGVLEGDTPRQVRQQLRERGFTPLSVEAVQQREKRRLQLPGIARGISAMDLSLITRQLATLVRSGLPLEEALGTVARQSEKARIRSMLMAVRTRVMEGHTLARGLGDFPHVFPDIYRTTVSAGEQSGHLDVVLDRLADYTENRQQMRQKIQLALFYPAILTTMALLVTVALLTYVVPEVVQVFVGIGQELPWLTRTLIAVSDGLRDYGLYLLGGLALGALAVERLLRRPGPLHAWHRFLLRLPLIGRLTRGINTARFARTLSILSASGVTVLEALRIAAQVMANRPMRAAVEAVAQRVREGSGIGVALERSGYFPPMTVHLIRSGEASGALDDMLDRAAANQERELETRIAMLMGVLEPLLILVMAVVVLIIVLAILLPIFELNQLVT, via the coding sequence ATGCCCGCCTTCGAGTATGCTGCCCTCAAGCCCACGGGCCGTCAGGTCCGGGGTGTGCTGGAAGGGGATACCCCCCGCCAGGTCCGCCAGCAACTGCGTGAGCGGGGGTTCACCCCCCTGTCCGTGGAGGCGGTGCAGCAACGGGAGAAGCGGCGGTTGCAGCTGCCGGGCATCGCCCGTGGCATCAGTGCCATGGACCTGTCCCTGATCACCCGGCAGCTGGCGACCCTGGTGCGCTCGGGGCTGCCCCTGGAAGAGGCCCTGGGCACTGTGGCCCGGCAGAGCGAGAAGGCCCGCATCCGCAGCATGCTCATGGCGGTGCGCACCCGGGTGATGGAAGGACATACCCTGGCCCGGGGCCTGGGAGACTTTCCCCATGTGTTCCCGGATATCTACCGCACCACCGTTTCCGCCGGAGAGCAGTCCGGCCACCTGGACGTGGTGCTGGACCGCCTGGCCGATTACACGGAAAACCGCCAGCAGATGCGTCAGAAGATCCAGCTGGCCCTGTTCTATCCGGCCATCCTCACCACCATGGCCCTGCTGGTGACCGTGGCCCTGCTCACCTATGTGGTGCCCGAAGTGGTACAGGTGTTCGTGGGCATCGGTCAGGAACTGCCCTGGCTGACCCGCACGTTGATCGCTGTCAGTGATGGTCTCAGGGATTACGGCCTGTATTTACTGGGCGGGCTGGCCCTCGGTGCCCTGGCGGTCGAACGCCTGCTGCGTCGCCCAGGGCCCCTGCATGCCTGGCACCGATTCCTGCTGCGTCTGCCCTTGATCGGCCGGCTCACCCGAGGCATCAATACCGCACGCTTTGCCCGTACCCTGTCCATCCTTTCCGCCAGTGGTGTGACGGTGCTGGAGGCGCTGCGCATTGCCGCCCAGGTGATGGCCAACCGCCCCATGCGCGCGGCGGTGGAGGCCGTGGCCCAGCGGGTGCGCGAGGGCTCGGGCATCGGCGTGGCCCTGGAACGCAGTGGCTACTTCCCGCCCATGACCGTACACCTCATCCGCAGCGGCGAGGCCAGCGGTGCCCTGGACGACATGCTGGACCGGGCGGCGGCCAATCAGGAACGGGAACTGGAAACCCGCATCGCCATGCTCATGGGTGTGCTCGAACCCCTGCTGATCCTGGTGATGGCCGTGGTGGTCCTGATCATCGTCCTGGCCATCCTGCTGCCCATCTTCGAACTCAACCAGCTGGTCACCTGA